CATGGTCACCAACGAAGCTGCCATCACAGAGGAACCGATACACAGGAAGGTTTTGCTCCCAACCTGGTCTACGAGAAGGGTGGCTGGGATGGTGCTGACAACCTTGACGACCCCAACCCCCGTGGAGGCGAGGCTAGCTGCCTCATTGCTTTGGAAGCCAACGGACTTCAAAACAGTAGATGCATAGAATAATATGTTTGGCTGGCCAGTGATCTGTACAAAAAATACTAGCGTTAAGCCTATCATGATTCGGGTCCTCATGTTGTCTTTTGAACGAAAGAGATCCCAAAAACTGTACTGATATTCATCTTTCAGGGAAGACTTTATCACAGTGAGTTCATCCGTTGTATCCGAGATAGCTCTCAGCTTTCCAAGAACCTTATTAGCAGCTTCCTCATGTCCCTTCATCACCAGAAATCGAGGACTTGGAGGAAGAAAGTACATTGCAATGGCTTGCAAGACTCCCAAGGGAATAACAAGGCCGAACATGTATTTCCAGCCATGGGAAATGTTGGCAAATGCATAATTTGAAATGTAGGCAAAAAGAATGCCGATGACAATCATCAACTCGTTCAGTGACACGAGAAGGCCTCTTCTGTGTTGGGGAGCAATTTCTGCGATGTAGACGCAAGTGGCGGTGGAGGAGAGTGAAATGAAAACTCCGATAGCAATGCGCCCCCCTATAAGAGTGGTGTAAGATAAACTGGTAATCAAGACCAGGCTCCCAAGTCcgagaaggcaggaggaaaaaatgaTGGCGGCCCTTCTCCCGTACCTGTCAATCAGGACCCCTCCGATTAGAGAGGCCAGGAGGGCCCCGATAAGCAGGGAGCTCACCACCATTTCCTGCTCATGGCAGGTCAGGGCTAACAAGGTTCTTATTTGCAGAAGAGCCCCAGAGATGATGCCAAGTTCATACCCCACCAGGAAGCCACTGACAGCAGCTGTGACAGACGACAGGAGCGTATACATGCCACAACCTGTGAGCAGAGAGAAGAAACAGGTCAGTTCTGAATCGCGTCTGATGGAGACTCAACCTTGTCTAAGTACATTTTCCATAGCACTGattataaacacatatatgtgaaagtcactcagtcgtgtccgactctttgtaaccccatgtactatccagtccatggaattctccgggccagaacactggagtgggtatccgttcccttctccaggggatcttcccaacccagggattaaacccaggtctcctgcattgcaggctgattctttaccagctgggcaaCTAGGGAGAACCATAAACACATATAATTATAGTCAAATAATACACTAACCAAAACATGAttagataaagaaggaaaaaccttttttctttcattttcggGGAGGAGGGCGTGGAGACATTTACacggttttgtgtgtgtgtgtgtgtgatgtgatgtTGGTTTTCGTTTTGAGCAGACCCGTATGTGAGACAAGCAGATGACAGATGATGGGGACTGAACAAGCAAGAACACGGTTTTGTTCCTGCCTTGGTGTTAGATTGGAAATTCAGAGAGCCTGGAAATTCAGGTCCTACGCTGTCTAAGGCAAACCCTGGGGCAGGATACTGAGGGAAGCAGTCTCTGGAAGGGCCTCAGTCTGCAGAGTGTGGAATCTGGGGAAAAATGAAGCACAGCATCTGGGAAAACCTGCCCTCCTGTTCCCCTGGCCAAAATCCAGCCACCCCTGGCTTTTGCTGAAACACAAGAGGGTGATGGGAAAGACCAGGGTGTGGGTGCCTTCACAAAATCGGGGCTGGGTCAGAAAGAAGGGGTGGGGAAGAAGAACAAAAGGAGCTTTATATTGTTCCATTCTTTTGAGGTTAACAACTGAGGGAAAACGGCAAAATGTTGTTgtgtcactaagtcacgtccaactctttgtgacccgatggactgtagcacgccaggtttgtctatcctccactatctcccagagtttgatcaaattcatgttaACAGGCAAAATGTTAAATCATTAATTTTCAGCGGTAGATACACAGGGGTTCGTTACATGTCTGTAAtttactttgggcacctgatgcaaagagccaattcattggaaaagaccctgatgctgggaacgattaaaggcaaaaggagaagggggcggcagaagagatggttagaatagaatcactgactcaatgcacatgaatttgagcaaactttgagatatagcagaggacagggaaacctggcgtgctgcagtccatggggttgcaaagagttgaacatggcttaGGGACTGAACACAACAACTTGTCACAACagtaaggaaacaaacaaacaaaaaaacacaaaaagccaggaaagagtactgcaggcagaggaagcagcagcTTCCAAGGTCTGAGCACAGGGAAGCTTAGGTCATGCTTTAGGCACCATCAGATGCCAGGATGTACGGAGCACAGCCTGGGCTTGGAGAGGGAGGCCTAGGGGATGTGTGTCAGTGAACATGGGTAGGTGCAGAGGGCAGGTATCCTCCATGCTgggcctggcagaccacagtgaCCATTTGTATTTTATTCCCAGTACAGATGGGGCATGCCTACTGACAACTAAAAGGGAAGGCATTCTGAGCTTCTTGCTTTTGTGTGGAGACTTCAAGGGGCAAGACTTGTAGCAGGGGAGGGTGGTTTGTAACCTTAGTGTTGACAGGAAACAGTGCTAGCTTGCATTTGAGTGTGCGGAATGGAATTGATGACAAGCAGACAAATTCAAGAGTTAGTTAGTAGGTAAAAATGATGACATTTGCTCATGAATTGGTGTTGGAGGGTAAGGAAGTGGATCAGAACCCAAGATGGCTCCCTGGTTTGAGCAGTCGGTTGGGTGATTTTATAATAGTGCCCTATACACGGACTTATGTATTATACTATACAGGCAATAGACTGACCTAGGGCAGAAGGCCAGGGGACCTGGCTGTGGGTGGGGGTGAAAGGAGAAGCGGAAATCAGAAGTTCCACGTTAGACTTgctaaaatgtttgttttccctGTAAGATGTTCAGATTAAAATATCAGGTAGCGGATTGAGTATACAGATTTGGAACTTAAGAGACAAGTCAAGCCTGGAGAGAAGTAATGGGGATTCAGCAATGTGTATGTGATATTTAAAGCCACGGGAATGGGTGAGATCACTGAGGGAGACAGAACAGAGGAACAGGAGAGGCAGGACGAAAGACGAGGATGTAGGGAACACCAGCATTCAGAAGAGGAGACGACAGCAAAGGCAACGGAGAAGCAGCAGAACTGAGATATGCGTGAAATGGATTAGAAACGTGTACTTGGACACACAATTAACACAGGCTGAGCTAGGGCTGAGATTGTGCCATTCTGGAGTAGGAGTTGTGGTTTAAAAATGCTGTTCAGCTTTGGTGAAAGGAGCAGGTCAAATAAAGGTAATCTGAAACCACTTCCCCCCAACAAGTATCCAAGGTATTTCACATCTCTGGGATCCTGATGGCATAAGGAAAATGAGAGactccaaaaataaaatgtaaaaagcatcaattatttagaTGGAGgagcaaataaaaatgcaataatccacaataaaataaagttgATGTATGAGCATTGTGAACACAAACCTTTAAAATGAAACTACATCAGCAACTTGTCCAGCTAATCGgaaaacaaatatgtaaaatCCCTACGCAGCAGGTGTTATCTCTTTATATGTAACACAATGAAACAAACGTGGTTCTTGCCCCCCAAGAAACTTAACATTCTAGTGATATCTCTATTATTTATCATGTCTCTTAATTTTCATGTGCAAAATCACTTTACAGCACTCTTATGCCCTCAATTTCCACATAAATTATTTTCCCACATAATCTTAAAATTCTCAGCTACAAATTCTTCTACCAAATGGAGATTTGGGTCAGATTTTCCTATTCGGATAAGAATATTATATTGCTTTGTATCTCTTCTTGTCATTGTTCATTTTATCTAAGTCTGACGTGTGGATTAGGGTGTGTGCTTTGCCGATTCATCTCCAACATTCAGATTGGAGAAATAGGTGATTCTGGAGGGTGATGCACCTGGGGAGCAGGTTGCAGGAGGCCCCTCAGAGGGGATTTAGAGGGACAGAGAGCTGCGTGAAAGTACTGAGCCAAGGACTTGGGGGAAGAGATGCCAGAGCTGGGTGAGTAGCAGAAAATGTCTTTCCCACATGGTCCTCCTTCTTCCCGTTCCTTAGTTTCTCCCTCTTGTTGGATGGGAAACAGTGCTTCCCTATAGAAAGAAAGACCCTTTGAGATACATCAAGATACTCCTTGATGCTCTGCTATTCTACTTTAGAGAGAGATGGAGTGGTGG
Above is a genomic segment from Cervus elaphus chromosome 26, mCerEla1.1, whole genome shotgun sequence containing:
- the SLC2A12 gene encoding solute carrier family 2, facilitated glucose transporter member 12 isoform X1, with product MVPVENAEGPSLLKPKGRAAEADGSDRASGGPHPPWARGCGMYTLLSSVTAAVSGFLVGYELGIISGALLQIRTLLALTCHEQEMVVSSLLIGALLASLIGGVLIDRYGRRAAIIFSSCLLGLGSLVLITSLSYTTLIGGRIAIGVFISLSSTATCVYIAEIAPQHRRGLLVSLNELMIVIGILFAYISNYAFANISHGWKYMFGLVIPLGVLQAIAMYFLPPSPRFLVMKGHEEAANKVLGKLRAISDTTDELTVIKSSLKDEYQYSFWDLFRSKDNMRTRIMIGLTLVFFVQITGQPNILFYASTVLKSVGFQSNEAASLASTGVGVVKVVSTIPATLLVDQVGSKTFLCIGSSVMAASLVTMGIVNLNIHMNFTSICRNHSPINQSLDESVFYGPGNLSASNDTLRESFKGMTFHSRSSPRPRRNDVVGRGETTLASLPNAGLSQTEYQIVTDSPDVPTFLKWLSLASLLVYVAAFSIGLGPMPWLVLSEIFPGGIRGRAMALTSSMNWGINLLISLTFLTVTDLIGLPWVCFIYTIMSLASLVFVIVFIPETKGCSLEQISKELAKENYVKNNICFMSHHREELVPKQLQKSNPQEQFLESKKLRGKGQPRQLSSEI
- the SLC2A12 gene encoding solute carrier family 2, facilitated glucose transporter member 12 isoform X2; protein product: MVPVENAEGPSLLKPKGRAAEADGSDRASGGPHPPWARGCGMYTLLSSVTAAVSGFLVGYELGIISGALLQIRTLLALTCHEQEMVVSSLLIGALLASLIGGVLIDRYGRRAAIIFSSCLLGLGSLVLITSLSYTTLIGGRIAIGVFISLSSTATCVYIAEIAPQHRRGLLVSLNELMIVIGILFAYISNYAFANISHGWKYMFGLVIPLGVLQAIAMYFLPPSPRFLVMKGHEEAANKVLGKLRAISDTTDELTVIKSSLKDEYQYSFWDLFRSKDNMRTRIMIGLTLVFFVQITGQPNILFYASTVLKSVGFQSNEAASLASTGVGVVKVVSTIPATLLVDQVGSKTFLCIGSSVMAASLVTMGIVNLNIHMNFTSICRNHSPINQSLDESVFYGPGNLSASNDTLRESFKGMTFHSRSSPRPRRNDVVGRGETTLASLPNAGLSQTEYQIVTDSPDVPTFLKWLSLASLLVYVAAFSIGLGPMPWLVLSEIFPGGIRGRAMALTSSMNWGINLLISLTFLTVTDLIGLPWVCFIYTIMSLASLVFVIVFIPETKGCSLEQISKELAKENYVKNNICFMSHHREELVPKQLQKSNPQEQFLESKKLRVKPRIRMH
- the SLC2A12 gene encoding solute carrier family 2, facilitated glucose transporter member 12 isoform X3, with translation MVPVENAEGPSLLKPKGRAAEADGSDRASGGPHPPWARGCGMYTLLSSVTAAVSGFLVGYELGIISGALLQIRTLLALTCHEQEMVVSSLLIGALLASLIGGVLIDRYGRRAAIIFSSCLLGLGSLVLITSLSYTTLIGGRIAIGVFISLSSTATCVYIAEIAPQHRRGLLVSLNELMIVIGILFAYISNYAFANISHGWKYMFGLVIPLGVLQAIAMYFLPPSPRFLVMKGHEEAANKVLGKLRAISDTTDELTVIKSSLKDEYQYSFWDLFRSKDNMRTRIMIGLTLVFFVQITGQPNILFYASTVLKSVGFQSNEAASLASTGVGVVKVVSTIPATLLVDQVGSKTFLCIGSSVMAASLVTMGIVNLNIHMNFTSICRNHSPINQSLDESVFYGPGNLSASNDTLRESFKGMTFHSRSSPRPRRNDVVGRGETTLASLPNAGLSQTEYQIVTDSPDVPTFLKWLSLASLLVYVAAFSIGLGPSRIPSKKASWSDPEEKRGAEGGGDSSGHSLVQHMSMAQS